In a genomic window of Erigeron canadensis isolate Cc75 chromosome 5, C_canadensis_v1, whole genome shotgun sequence:
- the LOC122602388 gene encoding probable carboxylesterase 12 has product MYFFKNLFCFLDHHQSYIDHNMTSNVFPSRYMSSSEEIPLQIHGWLRIHKNGRCERLVGNDIIPPGMDPLTGVQSKDIIISPNVSIRLYIPKSANKNRKLPTLIYYHGGGFVTECAGSSTYHPTLNLISSETNMVAISVNYRLAPEHLIPIAYEDAWEAMKWVAIHLKGNGHESWLNDYADLHNVYLCGDSVGANIAHNMAIRVGLELDPCKVVKLEGLILLHPFFGGKEPIGSEFNKHQQNKAFVDHLWMLANPVGVDGLDDPLFNPSRNPNISSLGCSKILVCVGEKDGLRDRGLNYKKIVEKSGWKGVVKVFESKGAGHVFFLHNRSCKNASILRKNICSFVNVIRSKS; this is encoded by the coding sequence atgtatttttttaaaaacctctTTTGTTTTCTCGATCACCATCAATCATATATCGATCACAATATGACTAGTAATGTTTTTCCTTCACGATATATGTCAAGTAGCGAAGAAATCCCTCTACAAATCCATGGGTGGTTACGAATCCACAAAAACGGTCGATGTGAAAGATTGGTAGGAAATGACATCATCCCACCGGGTATGGATCCATTAACCGGGGTCCAATCCAAAGATATCATTATCTCACCCAACGTTTCTATAAGGCTTTACATTCCAAAAAGCGCTAACAAAAATCGGAAACTTCCTACCTTAATTTACTATCACGGTGGCGGTTTCGTGACAGAATGTGCCGGTTCCTCCACGTACCACCCGACATTAAACTTAATTAGTTCAGAAACCAACATGGTCGCAATCTCGGTTAATTATAGATTGGCACCAGAACATCTTATCCCAATTGCATACGAGGATGCATGGGAAGCAATGAAATGGGTGGCCATACATTTAAAAGGAAATGGTCACGAGTCGTGGCTAAATGACTACGCGGATCTTCATAACGTATATTTATGTGGAGATAGTGTGGGTGCAAATATTGCTCACAATATGGCTATACGGGTCGGGCTAGAGTTAGACCCATGTAAGGTTGTAAAACTAGAAGGTCTTATACTACTTCATCCATTTTTCGGTGGAAAAGAACCTATTGGATCCGAGTTTAATAAACATCAACAAAACAAGGCGTTTGTTGATCATTTGTGGATGTTAGCTAACCCTGTTGGGGTCGACGGGCTGGATGACCCGTTGTTTAACCCGTCTAGAAACCCAAATATATCGAGTTTGGGTTGCTCCAAGATACTTGTTTGTGTTGGAGAGAAGGATGGGTTAAGGGATAGGGGATTGaattacaaaaaaatagttGAAAAGAGTGGGTGGAAAGGGGTTGTGAAGGTATTTGAGAGCAAAGGGGCAGGGCATGTGTTCTTTTTGCATAATAGATCATGTAAGAATGCTTCTATATTGCGCAAAAACATATGTAGCTTTGTCAATGTGATTCGTAGCAAGtcataa
- the LOC122601888 gene encoding 3-ketoacyl-CoA synthase 11-like, with product LNIQFFSQLIIHHKFILQNIYIHQSFLIFSSFVFHSLISMADTIRTTTLPNLLLSVKLKYVKLGYHYLISHGMYLLLTPLIAIFTIQLSTLTYDDLVNLWNQFRFNLVTVIICSTLIVFLATLYFMSRPKKIYLVDFSCYKPDDERIVTREIFMDRSARAGTFTEDNLAFQKKILERSGLGQKTYFPEAVLAIPPNPCMAEARKEAEMVMYGAIDDLLAKTGVKAKEIGILIVNCSLFCPTPSLSAMIVNHYKLRGNIMSYNLGGMGCSAGLISIDLAKQLLQVNPNSYALVVSTENITLNWYFGNNRSMLVSNCLFRMGGAAVLLSNRSSDRRRSKYQLIHTVRTHKGADDKCYSCVYQEEDEKKEIGVALSKDLMAVAGEALKTNITTLGPLVLPMSEQLLFFATLVARKVFQMKIKPYIPDFKLAFEHFCIHAGGRAVLDELEKNLDLSEWHMEPSRMTLNRFGNTSSSSLWYELAYAEAKGRIRKGDRSWQIAFGSGFKCNSAVWKAIKTINPDKEKNPWTDEIDDFPVHVPKIEKIGS from the exons ctcaaCATCCAATTTTTTTCACAACTTATCATTCATCACAAATTCATTCttcaaaacatatacatacatcaaTCATTTCTCATATTTTCATCatttgtttttcattcattAATTTCCATGGCTGATACAATTAGAACAACAACTCTTCCTAATTTACTACTTTCGGTTAAACTAAAGTATGTCAAATTAGGCTACCATTACTTAATCTCACATGGTATGTACCTTTTATTAACTCCTTTAATCGCGATCTTCACAATTCAATTATCAACACTCACTTATGACGATTTAGTCAATTTATGGAACCAATTTCGGTTCAATTTAGTAACCGTGATCATTTGTTCCACGTTGATCGTTTTTTTAGCCACGTTATACTTCATGAGTAGGCCCAAAAAAATATACCTAGTAGATTTTTCGTGTTACAAGCCCGATGATGAACGTATTGTCACACGAGAAATATTTATGGACCGTTCGGCTAGAGCTGGAACGTTTACCGAAGACAATTTAGCCTTTCAGAAAAAAATATTGGAACGTTCGGGTTTAGGACAAAAAACGTATTTTCCTGAGGCCGTGTTGGCAATTCCACCAAACCCGTGTATGGCTGAAGCGAGAAAAGAAGCAGAGATGGTGATGTATGGAGCTATTGATGATTTGTTAGCGAAAACCGGGGTGAAAGCTAAAGAAATCGGGATATTGATTGTGAATTGTAGCTTGTTTTGTCCAACTCCATCTTTAAGTGCCATGATTGTGAATCATTATAAGCTTAGAGGAAATATTATGAGCTATAATCTTGGTGGTATGGGTTGTAGTGCTGGATTAATCTCCATTGATCTTGCTAAGCAACTTTTGcag GTGAACCCAAATTCGTATGCATTGGTTGTGAGCACGGAGAACATAACATTAAATTGGTACTTTGGAAACAACCGGTCAATGCTTGTGTCAAACTGTCTATTTCGAATGGGTGGGGCCGCGGTTTTGTTGTCAAACCGGTCTTCTGATCGTCGTCGATCAAAATATCAACTCATTCATACCGTTCGTACACATAAAGGTGCCGATGACAAATGTTACAGTTGTGTTTATCAAGAAGAggatgaaaaaaaagaaataggCGTGGCACTCTCAAAAGACCTTATGGCGGTCGCGGGTGAGGCCTTGAAAACGAACATCACAACTCTCGGACCATTAGTGCTTCCCATGTCCGAACAACTATTGTTTTTTGCAACATTAGTCGCGAGAAAAGTCTTTCAAATGAAAATCAAACCGTACATTCCAGATTTTAAGCTTGCATTCGAGCATTTTTGCATCCACGCGGGAGGGAGAGCGGTACTTGATGAGCTAGAGAAAAATCTCGATTTGTCAGAGTGGCATATGGAACCATCGAGGATGACCCTAAATAGGTTTGGAAACACTTCAAGTAGCTCGTTGTGGTACGAGTTAGCTTACGCCGAGGCCAAGGGTAGGATAAGGAAGGGTGATCGCTCATGGCAAATTGCATTTGGGTCGGGTTTTAAATGTAACAGTGCAGTTTGGAAAGCGATAAAGACAATTAACCCGGATAAGGAGAAGAATCCTTGGACTGATGAGATTGATGATTTCCCTGTTCATGTTCCTAAGATTGAGAAGATTGGTTCTTAA
- the LOC122599907 gene encoding armadillo repeat-containing protein LFR has translation MQKRELAKQAGASGGSGTPAAKRGRPVGSTASNMAVAALAADSNAPLSLLGPSLQVHSAFADQNNKRIVLALQSGLKSELTWALNSLTLLSFKEKDEVRKDATPLAKIPGLLDALLQVIDDWRDIALPRELVKTPRTRSLGVNSVVTGFGNEYKALVSNDVPSSNIGSASVLEVSAQKKAAKSQPSEWWLAEDGLFNLDDEGRTEKQQCAVAASNILRNFSFMPENEIIMGQHRHCLETIFQCMEDHCTEDEELVTNCLETVVNLAPLIDLRIFSSSKPSYIKITEKRAVQAIMGVLGSTFKTWHCAAAELLGRIIINPDNEPFLLPFAPQIYKRLVDLLSMPAVDAQAAAVGALYNLAEVNMDCRLKLAGERWAVDRLLKVIKGPHPVPEVCRKAAMILESLVSEPQNRPLLLAYENAFAEILFSDGKYSDTFARILFELTSKPNSKIATARGIWGM, from the exons ATGCAGAAACGAGAGTTAGCTAAACAAGCCGGCGCTTCCGGCGGCTCCGGTACACCGGCGGCGAAGAGAGGCCGTCCAGTTGGCAGCACCGCCAGCAACATGGCCGTCGCTGCATTGGCAGCGGACTCCAATGCGCCGTTATCACTTCTTGGCCCATCGCTTCAAGTTCACTCCGCTTTCGCTG ACCAAAATAATAAACGGATTGTTCTTGCACTTCAAAGTGGATTAAAGAGCGAGCTAACATGGGCACTAAATAGCCTAACTCTGCTTTCGTTTAAAGAGAAAGATGAAGTGCGCAAGGATGCAACTCCATTGGCAAAGATACCTGGATTGCTTGATGCTCTTCTCCAAGTT ATAGATGACTGGCGTGATATCGCTCTTCCAAGAGAGCTTGTAAAGACACCAAGAACAAGGTCACTAGGTGTTAACTCTGTTGTTACTGGATTTGGAAATGAGTATAAAGCTTTAGTCTCAAATGATGTGCCCAGTTCAAA CATTGGATCTGCGTCTGTTTTGGAGGTTTCTGCTCAGAAAAAAGCTGCCAAATCTCAACCTTCTGAATGGTGGCTTGCTGAGGATGGTCTGTTTAATTTAGATGACGAGGGCCGCACTGAAAAGCAGCAGTGTGCTGTTGCTGCATCCAATATTCTTCGAAATTTCTCTTTTATGCCTGAAAATGAAATCATTATGGGCCAGCATCGCCATTGCCTGGAGACAATCTTCCAGTGCATGGAGGACCATTGTACAG AGGATGAGGAACTGGTAACAAATTGTCTCGAGACAGTTGTGAATTTGGCTCCACTTATTGACCTTCGAATTTTCAGTTCATCAAAGCCTTCCTACATCAAGATCAC AGAAAAACGTGCTGTTCAAGCCATCATGGGAGTATTGGGATCTACTTTTAAAACATGGCATTGTGCGGCCGCTGAGTTACTTGGGCGTATTATAATAAATCCTGACAATGAACCCTTTCTTCTTCCGTTTGCACCACAG ATCTACAAGCGATTGGTTGATCTTTTGAGCATGCCAGCTGTGGATGCACAAGCTGCTGCTGTGGGTGCACTTTATAACCTTGCTGAAGTTAATATGGACTGCCGATTGAAGCTTGCTGGTGAACGATG GGCGGTAGACCGGTTGCTAAAAGTCATCAAAGGACCACATCCAGTACCGGAAGTGTGTAGAAAAGCAGCAATGATACTAGAGAGCTTAGTGTCTGAACCACAAAACCGTCCCCTGCTCCTAGCCTATGAAAACGCATTTGCAGAAATACTGTTTTCTGATGGAAAATATTCAGATACATTTGCTAGGATATTGTTTGAATTAACATCGAAGCCCAACAGCAAAATAGCAACTGCTCGTGGTATATGGGGCATGTAG